One segment of Podarcis muralis chromosome 17, rPodMur119.hap1.1, whole genome shotgun sequence DNA contains the following:
- the MFHAS1 gene encoding malignant fibrous histiocytoma-amplified sequence 1 produces MAETERPEEAARLWRDAALRAGKLRSDLGQLELGSREESGPQAEPEPKSALLQQPQQEPEPPSPLETLNLSGRGLEELPEGLCAAVGSSLSVLSMRRNRLARLPSAAALGHLGRLAELDLSHNRLRSLRDDGPALALLRGLRKLSLSHNQLGAGGDGALPDALGELRQLEELDLSFNRLSRLPGEALARLQQLRALDVDHNQLPAFPPALLALGSLEELDCSGNRHLRALPEGIAALRRLKILWLSGTGLAALPEGLCQLGALESLMLDGNRLRGLPAGFGGLQRLKMLNLSSNLLADFPAAVLALSGLEELYLSRNQLTLLPAGLCQLGQLRTLWLDNNRIRYLPDSIVQLHHLEELVLQGNQIAILPEGFGQLNRISLWKIKDNPLIQPPYEVCMKGIPYIAAYQQELAHSQPALKPRLKLVLMGLKNAGKTLLRKCLVEDEDEGQGHGELSFAAACKDAGRARTKGCFMQTLRDLPPQPLSPKAQPHRRPIVEQPGASPLPASTLKCSHLGCISSEQWDMLFYPSPKAAGQTQVGCFAAERQDDAPLAPSPKINGEAHLGYYPPLRPIMPPAPYAAGLPGSSKGIEVTDWTADVERGLTFIVYELAGDPSYDVIQPFFLSPGALYVLVVNLSTYVPQCFYPSVGHFLHWLGAKVPHAVVCMVGTHADLCAEREVEEKCLDIHRQISRQEKCDYEGLQSLAQQVDEALGQDFDLRCSSPHVAFYGVSDKNLRRKKAQFQYLLNHRPQILSPVLPISCWDCCQVRRLREKLLSVAEHRDIFPNLHRVLPRSWQVLEELHFQPQAQQLWLSWWDSARLGLQAGLTEDRLQSALSYLHESGKLLYFEEHLTLREYVFHNLPRLIDILNVFCQRDAAVLLQKLLGNAYVDELKATQLHHYVEGFLLHGLLPAHVIRLLLKPHIQSREDLQLILELLEKMGLCYCVNKPKSKPLNGATAWYKFPCYVKNEMPHAEAWINGSNLGGQSFVAEQLQIEYSFPFIFPPGLFSRYSVQINSHVVQRSDGKYQIYAYRGKVPVVVSYRPAKGTQQPDTLSIASHASLPNIWTAWQAITPLVEELNVLLQEWPGLYYTVHVLCSKCLKRGSPHPHTFPGELLSQPRPEGVTEIICPKNGNERVNVALVYPPTPTVISPCSK; encoded by the coding sequence atGGCCGAGACGGAGCGGCCGGAGGAAGCGGCCCGGCTGTGGCGAGACGCCGCCCTGCGCGCCGGCAAGCTGCGGAGCGACCTCGGGCAGCTGGAGCTGGGCTCCCGGGAGGAGAGCGGCCCGCAGGCAGAACCGGAGCCCAAGTCcgcgctgctgcagcagccccagcagGAGCCGGAGCCGCCGTCGCCGCTGGAGACGCTGAACCTGAGCGGGCGCGGCCTGGAGGAGCTGCCCGAGGGCTTGTGCGCCGCCGTGGGCAGCAGCCTGAGCGTGCTCTCGATGCGCAGGAACCGGCTGGCGAGGCTGCCCTCGGCCGCCGCCCTGGGGCACCTGGGCCGCCTGGCCGAGCTCGACCTGAGCCACAACCGCCTGCGCTCCCTGCGCGACGACGGCCCGGCGCTGGCGCTGCTGCGCGGGCTGCGCAAGCTCAGCCTCAGCCACAACCAGCTGGGCGCCGGCGGCGACGGAGCGCTGCCCGACGCCTTGGGCGAGCTGCGGCAGCTGGAGGAGCTGGACTTGAGCTTCAACCGCCTCAGCCGCCTGCCCGGCGAGGCCCTGgcccgcctgcagcagctgcGCGCCCTCGACGTGGACCACAACCAGCTTCCCGCCTTCCCTCCGGCGCTGCTGGCGCTGGGCTCCCTGGAGGAGCTGGACTGCTCCGGCAACCGGCACCTGCGGGCCCTGCCCGAGGGCATCGCCGCCCTGCGGCGCCTGAAGATCTTGTGGCTCAGCGGCACAGGCTTGGCTGCCCTGCCCGAAGGCTTGTGCCAGCTAGGGGCCCTGGAGAGCCTCATGCTGGACGGGAACCGCTTGAGAGGCCTGCCCGCTGGGTTTGGCGGCCTGCAGCGGCTGAAGATGCTGAACCTCTCCTCCAACCTGCTGGCCGACTTCCCCGCAGCTGTGCTGGCCTTGTCTGGCTTGGAAGAGCTGTACCTGAGCCGCAACCAGCTCACCCTGCTGCCCGCTGGGCTGTGCCAGCTGGGCCAGCTGCGGACCCTGTGGCTGGACAACAACCGCATCCGCTACCTGCCCGACTCCATCGTCCAGCTGCATCAcctggaggagctggtcctgcagGGCAACCAGATCGCCATCTTGCCCGAGGGCTTTGGCCAACTCAACCGCATCAGCCTCTGGAAGATCAAGGACAACCCTCTGATTCAGCCACCCTACGAGGTCTGCATGAAGGGCATCCCTTACATCGCGGCCTACCAGCAGGAGCTGGCCCACTCCCAGCCTGCCCTCAAGCCCCGGCTCAAGCTGGTCCTGATGGGCCTGAAAAACGCAGGCAAGACGCTGCTGAGGAAGTGCCTCGTGGAGGACGAGGACGAGGGACAAGGGCATGGAGAGCTGTCCTTCGCTGCAGCCTGCAAGGACGCTGGGAGAGCTCGGACCAAGGGGTGCTTCATGCAGACCCTAAGAGACCTGCCCCCTCAGCCTCTTTCCCCCAAAGCACAGCCGCACCGTCGCCCCATTGTCGAGCAGCCAGGGGCTTCCCCATTGCCAGCTTCGACCCTGAAATGTTCCCATTTGGGATGTATCTCCAGTGAGCAGTGGGACATGCTCTTCTACCCTTCCCCGAAAGCTGCTGGGCAGACCCAGGTGGGATGTTTTGCTGCTGAGCGGCAGGACGATGCTCCGCTGGCCCCGTCCCCAAAAATAAATGGGGAGGCGCACTTAGGATATTACCCTCCCCTACGGCCCATTATGCCCCCAGCTCCCTACGCAGCAGGGTTGCCAGGCAGCAGCAAAGGCATCGAGGTGACCGACTGGACTGCAGATGTGGAAAGGGGCCTGACTTTCATTGTGTACGAGCTGGCGGGAGACCCAAGTTACGACGTGATCCAGCCCTTCTTCCTCTCTCCGGGAGCCCTCTATGTGCTGGTGGTGAACCTGAGCACTTATGTGCCGCAGTGTTTTTATCCCTCCGTGGGGCACTTCCTTCACTGGCTGGGGGCGAAGGTGCCCCATGCCGTGGTGTGCATGGTTGGCACCCACGCTGACCTGTGCGCTGAACGGGAGGTGGAAGAGAAGTGCTTAGACATCCACCGCCAGATTTCCCGGCAAGAGAAGTGCGACTAcgagggcctccagagtctggcCCAGCAGGTAGACGAAGCCCTGGGGCAGGATTTCGACCTGCGCTGCTCCAGCCCCCACGTCGCCTTCTACGGGGTGTCAGACAAGAACCTGCGGCGCAAGAAAGCTCAGTTCCAGTATTTGCTCAACCACCGGCCGCAAATCCTTTCCCCAGTGCTGCCTATCAGCTGCTGGGATTGCTGCCAGGTACGCCGCCTGCGAGAGAAGCTCCTTTCGGTAGCCGAGCATAGAGACATCTTTCCCAATTTGCACCGGGTGCTGCCAAGGTCCTGGCAGGTGCTGGAGGAGCTGCACTTCCAACCGCAGGCTCAGCAGCTGTGGCTCAGCTGGTGGGACTCGGCTCGGCTCGGCCTGCAGGCAGGGCTGACGGAGGACCGTCTCCAGAGCGCTCTTTCCTACTTGCACGAGAGCGGCAAGCTGCTGTACTTTGAGGAGCACCTCACCCTTCGGGAATACGTTTTCCACAACTTGCCCAGGCTCATTGACATCCTCAACGTCTTCTGCCAACGGGATGCCGCGGTCTTGCTCCAGAAACTGCTTGGCAATGCCTACGTGGACGAGCTGAAGGCCACGCAGCTCCACCACTACGTGGAAGGCTTTTTGCTCCACGGGCTTCTCCCCGCCCATGTCATTCGCCTGCTCCTCAAACCCCACATCCAGAGCAGAGAGGACCTGCAGCTGATCCTGGAGCTGTTGGAGAAGATGGGTCTCTGCTACTGCGTCAACAAGCCCAAGTCCAAGCCCTTGAACGGGGCGACGGCATGGTACAAGTTCCCTTGCTATGTGAAGAACGAGATGCCCCACGCAGAGGCGTGGATCAATGGCTCCAACCTGGGTGGGCAGTCCTTTGTCGCTGAACAGCTGCAGATTGAGTACAGCTTCCCCTTCATCTTCCCCCCGGGGCTCTTCTCCCGCTATAGCGTCCAGATCAACAGCCACGTGGTTCAGCGGTCTGATGGGAAATACCAGATCTATGCCTACAGGGGGAAGGTACCTGTCGTAGTCAGTTATAGACCTGCCAAAGGCACCCAGCAGCCAGATACTTTGTCTATCGCTAGTCATGCATCCTTACCAAATATATGGACAGCCTGGCAAGCCATAACCCCACTAGTGGAAGAACTGAATGTCTTGCTTCAAGAATGGCCAGGCCTGTACTATACTGTGCATGTCCTCTGTTCCAAGTGCCTTAAAAGAGGGTCACCCCACCCGCATACTTTCCCAG